A portion of the Hoplias malabaricus isolate fHopMal1 chromosome 1, fHopMal1.hap1, whole genome shotgun sequence genome contains these proteins:
- the LOC136690865 gene encoding uncharacterized protein isoform X2 encodes MEDVGSNRYYLTQLWQKKQVDLEIREVIHRRIQNSIRVALDVESSRRLLSRANERVQMSTLSPLQQRPYLVPSPPLEAPRKSVSSRCMFKIKHVNVDLEKPSPRFEPENFSICNVDAALQGYISTELQDHLRENVRSLTRHKKAVERPTEQGSGFPCAVFGSSSEWDSIEDVSTPEECSAPPYSITPSPDAELRELLTPPRQFQLTQLGSKIPRWTGFDAQKRTVTEFIRKQDVQRIKKLTGMALVCKAAERHAKFLLPELECICQNVRKKENLDSRFLAEPSALRHVPFPAAADMSRHRLAYEAPGSKIPKYTGHARQRKPEGGQVKPATKRKAVETWRRRQPVRQGASSRVGGLQPAKQQQWRILKANNLP; translated from the exons ATGGAG GATGTAGGCTCTAATAGGTACTACCTCACACAATTGTGGCAAAAGAAGCAGGTGGATCTGGAGATTCGAGAGGTCATCCACAGAAGGATTCAGAACTCCATCAGGGTAGCCTTGGACGTGGAGTCCAGCAGGAGGCTTCTGAGCAGGGCAAATGAGAGGGTTCAGATGAGTACCTTGAGCCCCCTTCAGCAGAGACCCTATTTGGTGCCTTCTCCACCACTGGAAGCACCACGAAAAAGCGTGAGCAGTCGGTGCATGTTTAAAATCAAACATGTGAATGTTGATCTGGAGAAGCCATCCCCAAGGTTCGAACCAGAGAACTTCTCCATCTGCAATGTGGATGCGGCTCTGCAGGGGTACATTTCCACTGAGCTGCAGGACCACCTGCGCGAGAATGTCAGGTCCTTGACCCGCCATAAGAAAGCAGTGGAAAGACCAACCGAGCAAGGAAGCGGCTTTCCCTGCGCAGTCTTTGGGTCTTCGAGTGAATGGGACTCGATTGAGGATGTGTCCACACCTGAAGAGTGTAGTGCACCTCCATACAGCATCACACCATCACCTGATGCTGAACTGCGTGAGCTGCTCACACCACCAAGGCAGTTCCAGCTGACCCAGCTAG GGAGCAAGATTCCCAGATGGACAGGCTTTGATGCTCAGAAGAGGACTGTGACTGAGTTCATCAGAAAGCAGGACGTGCAAAG GATTAAAAAACTAACAGGGATGGCATTGGTGTGCAAGGCTGCAGAGCGCCATGCTAAATTCCTGCTGCCTGAGCTGGAGTGCATCTGCCAGAATGTCAGGAAG AAGGAGAACCTGGACTCGAGGTTTCTGGCAGAGCCCTCTGCCCTCAGGCATGTTCCTTTCCCTGCTGCTGCCGACATGAGTCGACACCGTTTGGCTTACGAGGCACCAG GGAGCAAGATACCCAAATATACGGGCCATGCTAGGCAGAGGAAGCCTGAGGGAGGCCAGGTGAAGCCTGCAACCAAAAGAAAGGCTGTAGAGACTTGGCGAAGGAGGCA ACCTGTTCGCCAAGGAGCTTCCTCACGTGTTGGGGGCCTTCAACCTGCTAAACAGCAACAGTGGAGGATCTTAAAAGCAAACAACCTGCCATAA
- the LOC136690865 gene encoding uncharacterized protein isoform X1, whose protein sequence is MSKLSTTENSRKSPVNHMDVGSNRYYLTQLWQKKQVDLEIREVIHRRIQNSIRVALDVESSRRLLSRANERVQMSTLSPLQQRPYLVPSPPLEAPRKSVSSRCMFKIKHVNVDLEKPSPRFEPENFSICNVDAALQGYISTELQDHLRENVRSLTRHKKAVERPTEQGSGFPCAVFGSSSEWDSIEDVSTPEECSAPPYSITPSPDAELRELLTPPRQFQLTQLGSKIPRWTGFDAQKRTVTEFIRKQDVQRIKKLTGMALVCKAAERHAKFLLPELECICQNVRKKENLDSRFLAEPSALRHVPFPAAADMSRHRLAYEAPGSKIPKYTGHARQRKPEGGQVKPATKRKAVETWRRRQPVRQGASSRVGGLQPAKQQQWRILKANNLP, encoded by the exons ATGTCAAAACTTTCTACAACAGAGAACAGCAGGAAGTCACCTGTAAATCATAtg GATGTAGGCTCTAATAGGTACTACCTCACACAATTGTGGCAAAAGAAGCAGGTGGATCTGGAGATTCGAGAGGTCATCCACAGAAGGATTCAGAACTCCATCAGGGTAGCCTTGGACGTGGAGTCCAGCAGGAGGCTTCTGAGCAGGGCAAATGAGAGGGTTCAGATGAGTACCTTGAGCCCCCTTCAGCAGAGACCCTATTTGGTGCCTTCTCCACCACTGGAAGCACCACGAAAAAGCGTGAGCAGTCGGTGCATGTTTAAAATCAAACATGTGAATGTTGATCTGGAGAAGCCATCCCCAAGGTTCGAACCAGAGAACTTCTCCATCTGCAATGTGGATGCGGCTCTGCAGGGGTACATTTCCACTGAGCTGCAGGACCACCTGCGCGAGAATGTCAGGTCCTTGACCCGCCATAAGAAAGCAGTGGAAAGACCAACCGAGCAAGGAAGCGGCTTTCCCTGCGCAGTCTTTGGGTCTTCGAGTGAATGGGACTCGATTGAGGATGTGTCCACACCTGAAGAGTGTAGTGCACCTCCATACAGCATCACACCATCACCTGATGCTGAACTGCGTGAGCTGCTCACACCACCAAGGCAGTTCCAGCTGACCCAGCTAG GGAGCAAGATTCCCAGATGGACAGGCTTTGATGCTCAGAAGAGGACTGTGACTGAGTTCATCAGAAAGCAGGACGTGCAAAG GATTAAAAAACTAACAGGGATGGCATTGGTGTGCAAGGCTGCAGAGCGCCATGCTAAATTCCTGCTGCCTGAGCTGGAGTGCATCTGCCAGAATGTCAGGAAG AAGGAGAACCTGGACTCGAGGTTTCTGGCAGAGCCCTCTGCCCTCAGGCATGTTCCTTTCCCTGCTGCTGCCGACATGAGTCGACACCGTTTGGCTTACGAGGCACCAG GGAGCAAGATACCCAAATATACGGGCCATGCTAGGCAGAGGAAGCCTGAGGGAGGCCAGGTGAAGCCTGCAACCAAAAGAAAGGCTGTAGAGACTTGGCGAAGGAGGCA ACCTGTTCGCCAAGGAGCTTCCTCACGTGTTGGGGGCCTTCAACCTGCTAAACAGCAACAGTGGAGGATCTTAAAAGCAAACAACCTGCCATAA
- the LOC136690865 gene encoding uncharacterized protein isoform X3: MSKLSTTENSRKSPVNHMDVGSNRYYLTQLWQKKQVDLEIREVIHRRIQNSIRVALDVESSRRLLSRANERVQMSTLSPLQQRPYLVPSPPLEAPRKSVSSRCMFKIKHVNVDLEKPSPRFEPENFSICNVDAALQGYISTELQDHLRENVRSLTRHKKAVERPTEQGSGFPCAVFGSSSEWDSIEDVSTPEECSAPPYSITPSPDAELRELLTPPRQFQLTQLGSKIPRWTGFDAQKRTVTEFIRKQDVQRIKKLTGMALVCKAAERHAKFLLPELECICQNVRKKENLDSRFLAEPSALRHVPFPAAADMSRHRLAYEAPDLFAKELPHVLGAFNLLNSNSGGS; the protein is encoded by the exons ATGTCAAAACTTTCTACAACAGAGAACAGCAGGAAGTCACCTGTAAATCATAtg GATGTAGGCTCTAATAGGTACTACCTCACACAATTGTGGCAAAAGAAGCAGGTGGATCTGGAGATTCGAGAGGTCATCCACAGAAGGATTCAGAACTCCATCAGGGTAGCCTTGGACGTGGAGTCCAGCAGGAGGCTTCTGAGCAGGGCAAATGAGAGGGTTCAGATGAGTACCTTGAGCCCCCTTCAGCAGAGACCCTATTTGGTGCCTTCTCCACCACTGGAAGCACCACGAAAAAGCGTGAGCAGTCGGTGCATGTTTAAAATCAAACATGTGAATGTTGATCTGGAGAAGCCATCCCCAAGGTTCGAACCAGAGAACTTCTCCATCTGCAATGTGGATGCGGCTCTGCAGGGGTACATTTCCACTGAGCTGCAGGACCACCTGCGCGAGAATGTCAGGTCCTTGACCCGCCATAAGAAAGCAGTGGAAAGACCAACCGAGCAAGGAAGCGGCTTTCCCTGCGCAGTCTTTGGGTCTTCGAGTGAATGGGACTCGATTGAGGATGTGTCCACACCTGAAGAGTGTAGTGCACCTCCATACAGCATCACACCATCACCTGATGCTGAACTGCGTGAGCTGCTCACACCACCAAGGCAGTTCCAGCTGACCCAGCTAG GGAGCAAGATTCCCAGATGGACAGGCTTTGATGCTCAGAAGAGGACTGTGACTGAGTTCATCAGAAAGCAGGACGTGCAAAG GATTAAAAAACTAACAGGGATGGCATTGGTGTGCAAGGCTGCAGAGCGCCATGCTAAATTCCTGCTGCCTGAGCTGGAGTGCATCTGCCAGAATGTCAGGAAG AAGGAGAACCTGGACTCGAGGTTTCTGGCAGAGCCCTCTGCCCTCAGGCATGTTCCTTTCCCTGCTGCTGCCGACATGAGTCGACACCGTTTGGCTTACGAGGCACCAG ACCTGTTCGCCAAGGAGCTTCCTCACGTGTTGGGGGCCTTCAACCTGCTAAACAGCAACAGTGGAGGATCTTAA
- the LOC136673770 gene encoding uncharacterized protein — translation MSTLSPFQQRPYLVPSPPLEAPRKSMSSRCMFKTKHVNVDLEKPSPRFDPENFSICNVDAALQGYISTELQDHLRENVRSLTRHEKAVERQTEQGSGFPCAVFGSSSEWDSIEDVSTPEECSAPPYSITPSPDAELRELHTPPRQFQLTQLGSKIPRWTGFDAQKRTVTEFIRKQDVQRIKKLTGMALVCKAAERHAKFLLPELECICQNVRKKENLDSRFLAEPSALRHVPFPAAAEMSRHRLAYEAPGSKIPKYTGHARQRKPEGGQVKPATKRKAVETWRRRQPVRQGASSRVGGLQPAKQQQWRILKANNLP, via the exons ATGAGTACCTTGAGCCCCTTTCAGCAGAGACCCTATTTGGTGCCTTCTCCACCACTGGAAGCACCACGAAAAAGCATGAGCAGTCGGTGCATGTTTAAAACCAAACATGTGAATGTTGATCTGGAGAAGCCATCCCCAAGGTTCGACCCAGAGAACTTCTCCATCTGCAATGTGGATGCGGCTCTGCAGGGGTACATTTCCACTGAGCTGCAGGACCACCTGCGCGAGAATGTCAGGTCCTTGACCCGCCATGAGAAAGCAGTGGAAAGACAAACCGAGCAAGGAAGCGGCTTTCCCTGCGCAGTCTTTGGGTCTTCGAGTGAATGGGACTCAATTGAGGATGTGTCCACACCTGAAGAGTGTAGTGCACCTCCATACAGCATCACACCATCACCTGATGCTGAACTGCGTGAGCTGCACACACCACCAAGGCAGTTCCAGCTGACCCAGCTAG GGAGCAAGATTCCCAGATGGACAGGCTTTGATGCTCAGAAAAGGACTGTGACTGAGTTCATCAGAAAGCAGGACGTGCAAAG GATTAAAAAACTAACAGGGATGGCATTGGTGTGCAAGGCTGCAGAGCGCCATGCTAAATTCCTGCTGCCTGAGCTGGAGTGCATCTGCCAGAATGTCAGGAAG AAGGAGAACCTGGACTCGAGGTTTCTGGCAGAGCCCTCTGCCCTCAGGCATGTTCCTTTCCCTGCTGCTGCCGAGATGAGTCGACACCGTTTGGCTTACGAGGCACCAG GGAGCAAGATACCCAAATATACGGGCCATGCTAGGCAGAGGAAGCCTGAGGGAGGCCAGGTGAAGCCTGCAACCAAAAGAAAGGCTGTAGAGACTTGGCGAAGGAGGCA ACCTGTTCGCCAAGGAGCTTCCTCACGTGTTGGGGGCCTTCAACCTGCTAAACAGCAACAGTGGAGGATCTTAAAAGCAAACAACCTGCCATAA
- the LOC136675149 gene encoding uncharacterized protein isoform X2 produces the protein MEDVGSNRYYLTQLWQKKQVDLEIREVIHRRIQNSIRVALDVESSRRLLSRANERVQMSTLSPLQQRPYLVPSPPLEAPRKSVSSRCMFKIKHVNVDLEKPSPRFDPENFSICNVDAALQGYISTELQDHLRENVRSLTRHKKAVERPTEQGSGFPCAVFGSSSEWDSIEDVSTPEECSAPPYSITPSPDAELRELLTPPRQFQLTQLGSKIPRWTGFDAQKRTVTEFIRKQDVQRIKKLTGMALVCKAAERHAKFLLPELECICQNVRKKENLDSRFLAEPSALRHVPFPAAAEMSRHRLAYEAPGSKIPKYTGHARQRKPEGGQVKPATKRKAVETWRRRQPVRQGASSRVGGLQPAKQQQWRILKANNLP, from the exons ATGGAG GATGTAGGCTCTAATAGGTACTACCTCACACAATTGTGGCAAAAGAAGCAGGTGGATCTGGAGATTCGAGAGGTCATCCACAGAAGGATTCAGAACTCCATCAGGGTAGCCTTGGACGTGGAGTCCAGCAGGAGGCTTCTGAGCAGGGCAAATGAGAGGGTTCAGATGAGTACCTTGAGCCCCCTTCAGCAGAGACCCTATTTGGTGCCTTCTCCACCACTGGAAGCACCACGAAAAAGCGTGAGCAGTCGGTGCATGTTTAAAATCAAACATGTGAATGTTGATCTGGAGAAGCCATCCCCAAGGTTCGACCCAGAGAACTTCTCCATCTGCAATGTGGATGCGGCTCTGCAGGGGTACATTTCCACTGAGCTGCAGGACCACCTGCGCGAGAATGTCAGGTCCTTGACCCGCCATAAGAAAGCAGTGGAAAGACCAACCGAGCAAGGAAGCGGCTTTCCCTGCGCAGTCTTTGGGTCTTCGAGTGAATGGGACTCGATTGAGGATGTGTCCACACCTGAAGAGTGTAGTGCACCTCCATACAGCATCACACCATCACCTGATGCTGAACTGCGTGAGCTGCTCACACCACCAAGGCAGTTCCAGCTGACCCAGCTAG GGAGCAAGATTCCCAGATGGACAGGCTTTGATGCTCAGAAGAGGACTGTGACTGAGTTCATCAGAAAGCAGGACGTGCAAAG GATTAAAAAACTAACAGGGATGGCATTGGTGTGCAAGGCTGCAGAGCGCCATGCTAAATTCCTGCTGCCTGAGCTGGAGTGCATCTGCCAGAATGTCAGGAAG AAGGAGAACCTGGACTCGAGGTTTCTGGCAGAGCCCTCTGCCCTCAGGCATGTTCCTTTCCCTGCTGCTGCCGAGATGAGTCGACACCGTTTGGCTTACGAGGCACCAG GGAGCAAGATACCCAAATATACGGGCCATGCTAGGCAGAGGAAGCCTGAGGGAGGCCAGGTGAAGCCTGCAACCAAAAGAAAGGCTGTAGAGACTTGGCGAAGGAGGCA ACCTGTTCGCCAAGGAGCTTCCTCACGTGTTGGGGGCCTTCAACCTGCTAAACAGCAACAGTGGAGGATCTTAAAAGCAAACAACCTGCCATAA
- the LOC136675149 gene encoding uncharacterized protein isoform X1, which produces MSKLSTTENSRKSPVNHMDVGSNRYYLTQLWQKKQVDLEIREVIHRRIQNSIRVALDVESSRRLLSRANERVQMSTLSPLQQRPYLVPSPPLEAPRKSVSSRCMFKIKHVNVDLEKPSPRFDPENFSICNVDAALQGYISTELQDHLRENVRSLTRHKKAVERPTEQGSGFPCAVFGSSSEWDSIEDVSTPEECSAPPYSITPSPDAELRELLTPPRQFQLTQLGSKIPRWTGFDAQKRTVTEFIRKQDVQRIKKLTGMALVCKAAERHAKFLLPELECICQNVRKKENLDSRFLAEPSALRHVPFPAAAEMSRHRLAYEAPGSKIPKYTGHARQRKPEGGQVKPATKRKAVETWRRRQPVRQGASSRVGGLQPAKQQQWRILKANNLP; this is translated from the exons ATGTCAAAACTTTCTACAACAGAGAACAGCAGGAAGTCACCTGTAAATCATAtg GATGTAGGCTCTAATAGGTACTACCTCACACAATTGTGGCAAAAGAAGCAGGTGGATCTGGAGATTCGAGAGGTCATCCACAGAAGGATTCAGAACTCCATCAGGGTAGCCTTGGACGTGGAGTCCAGCAGGAGGCTTCTGAGCAGGGCAAATGAGAGGGTTCAGATGAGTACCTTGAGCCCCCTTCAGCAGAGACCCTATTTGGTGCCTTCTCCACCACTGGAAGCACCACGAAAAAGCGTGAGCAGTCGGTGCATGTTTAAAATCAAACATGTGAATGTTGATCTGGAGAAGCCATCCCCAAGGTTCGACCCAGAGAACTTCTCCATCTGCAATGTGGATGCGGCTCTGCAGGGGTACATTTCCACTGAGCTGCAGGACCACCTGCGCGAGAATGTCAGGTCCTTGACCCGCCATAAGAAAGCAGTGGAAAGACCAACCGAGCAAGGAAGCGGCTTTCCCTGCGCAGTCTTTGGGTCTTCGAGTGAATGGGACTCGATTGAGGATGTGTCCACACCTGAAGAGTGTAGTGCACCTCCATACAGCATCACACCATCACCTGATGCTGAACTGCGTGAGCTGCTCACACCACCAAGGCAGTTCCAGCTGACCCAGCTAG GGAGCAAGATTCCCAGATGGACAGGCTTTGATGCTCAGAAGAGGACTGTGACTGAGTTCATCAGAAAGCAGGACGTGCAAAG GATTAAAAAACTAACAGGGATGGCATTGGTGTGCAAGGCTGCAGAGCGCCATGCTAAATTCCTGCTGCCTGAGCTGGAGTGCATCTGCCAGAATGTCAGGAAG AAGGAGAACCTGGACTCGAGGTTTCTGGCAGAGCCCTCTGCCCTCAGGCATGTTCCTTTCCCTGCTGCTGCCGAGATGAGTCGACACCGTTTGGCTTACGAGGCACCAG GGAGCAAGATACCCAAATATACGGGCCATGCTAGGCAGAGGAAGCCTGAGGGAGGCCAGGTGAAGCCTGCAACCAAAAGAAAGGCTGTAGAGACTTGGCGAAGGAGGCA ACCTGTTCGCCAAGGAGCTTCCTCACGTGTTGGGGGCCTTCAACCTGCTAAACAGCAACAGTGGAGGATCTTAAAAGCAAACAACCTGCCATAA
- the LOC136675149 gene encoding uncharacterized protein isoform X3 — MSKLSTTENSRKSPVNHMDVGSNRYYLTQLWQKKQVDLEIREVIHRRIQNSIRVALDVESSRRLLSRANERVQMSTLSPLQQRPYLVPSPPLEAPRKSVSSRCMFKIKHVNVDLEKPSPRFDPENFSICNVDAALQGYISTELQDHLRENVRSLTRHKKAVERPTEQGSGFPCAVFGSSSEWDSIEDVSTPEECSAPPYSITPSPDAELRELLTPPRQFQLTQLGSKIPRWTGFDAQKRTVTEFIRKQDVQRIKKLTGMALVCKAAERHAKFLLPELECICQNVRKKENLDSRFLAEPSALRHVPFPAAAEMSRHRLAYEAPDLFAKELPHVLGAFNLLNSNSGGS, encoded by the exons ATGTCAAAACTTTCTACAACAGAGAACAGCAGGAAGTCACCTGTAAATCATAtg GATGTAGGCTCTAATAGGTACTACCTCACACAATTGTGGCAAAAGAAGCAGGTGGATCTGGAGATTCGAGAGGTCATCCACAGAAGGATTCAGAACTCCATCAGGGTAGCCTTGGACGTGGAGTCCAGCAGGAGGCTTCTGAGCAGGGCAAATGAGAGGGTTCAGATGAGTACCTTGAGCCCCCTTCAGCAGAGACCCTATTTGGTGCCTTCTCCACCACTGGAAGCACCACGAAAAAGCGTGAGCAGTCGGTGCATGTTTAAAATCAAACATGTGAATGTTGATCTGGAGAAGCCATCCCCAAGGTTCGACCCAGAGAACTTCTCCATCTGCAATGTGGATGCGGCTCTGCAGGGGTACATTTCCACTGAGCTGCAGGACCACCTGCGCGAGAATGTCAGGTCCTTGACCCGCCATAAGAAAGCAGTGGAAAGACCAACCGAGCAAGGAAGCGGCTTTCCCTGCGCAGTCTTTGGGTCTTCGAGTGAATGGGACTCGATTGAGGATGTGTCCACACCTGAAGAGTGTAGTGCACCTCCATACAGCATCACACCATCACCTGATGCTGAACTGCGTGAGCTGCTCACACCACCAAGGCAGTTCCAGCTGACCCAGCTAG GGAGCAAGATTCCCAGATGGACAGGCTTTGATGCTCAGAAGAGGACTGTGACTGAGTTCATCAGAAAGCAGGACGTGCAAAG GATTAAAAAACTAACAGGGATGGCATTGGTGTGCAAGGCTGCAGAGCGCCATGCTAAATTCCTGCTGCCTGAGCTGGAGTGCATCTGCCAGAATGTCAGGAAG AAGGAGAACCTGGACTCGAGGTTTCTGGCAGAGCCCTCTGCCCTCAGGCATGTTCCTTTCCCTGCTGCTGCCGAGATGAGTCGACACCGTTTGGCTTACGAGGCACCAG ACCTGTTCGCCAAGGAGCTTCCTCACGTGTTGGGGGCCTTCAACCTGCTAAACAGCAACAGTGGAGGATCTTAA
- the LOC136669849 gene encoding uncharacterized protein isoform X1: MSKLSTTENSRKSPVNHMDVGSNRYYLTQLWQKKQVDLEIREVIHRRIQNSIRVALDVESSRRLLSRANERVQMSTLSPLQQRPYLVPSPPLEAPRKSMSSRCMFKTKHVNVDLEKPSTRFDPENFSICNVDAALQGYISTELQDHLRENVRSLTRHEKAVERQTEQGSGFPCAVFGSSSEWDSIEDVSTPEECSAPPYSITPSPDAELRELLTPPRQFQLTQLGSKIPRWTGFDAQKRTVTEFIRKQDVQRIKKLTGMALVCKAAERHAKFLLPELECICQNVRKKENLDSRFLAEPSALRHVPFPAAAEMSRHRLAYEAPGSKIPKYTGHARQRKPEGGQVKPATKRKAVDTWRRRQPVRQGASSRVGGLQPAKQQQWRILKANNLS, encoded by the exons ATGTCAAAACTTTCTACAACAGAGAACAGCAGGAAGTCACCTGTAAATCATAtg GATGTAGGCTCTAATAGGTACTACCTCACACAATTGTGGCAAAAGAAGCAGGTGGATCTGGAGATTCGAGAGGTCATCCACAGAAGGATTCAGAACTCCATCAGGGTAGCCTTGGACGTGGAGTCCAGCAGGAGGCTTCTGAGCAGGGCAAATGAGAGGGTTCAGATGAGTACCTTGAGCCCCCTTCAGCAGAGACCCTATTTGGTGCCTTCTCCACCACTGGAAGCACCACGAAAAAGCATGAGCAGTCGGTGCATGTTTAAAACCAAACATGTGAATGTTGATCTGGAGAAGCCATCCACAAGGTTCGACCCAGAGAACTTCTCCATCTGCAATGTGGATGCGGCTCTGCAGGGGTACATTTCCACTGAGCTGCAGGACCACCTGCGCGAGAATGTCAGGTCCTTGACCCGCCATGAGAAAGCAGTGGAAAGACAAACCGAGCAAGGAAGCGGCTTTCCCTGCGCAGTCTTTGGGTCTTCGAGTGAATGGGACTCAATTGAGGATGTGTCCACACCTGAAGAGTGTAGTGCACCTCCATACAGCATCACACCATCACCTGATGCTGAACTGCGTGAGCTGCTCACACCACCAAGGCAGTTCCAGCTGACCCAGCTAG GGAGCAAGATTCCCAGATGGACAGGCTTTGATGCTCAGAAGAGGACTGTGACTGAGTTCATCAGAAAGCAGGACGTGCAAAG GATTAAAAAACTAACAGGGATGGCATTGGTGTGCAAGGCTGCAGAGCGCCATGCTAAATTCCTGCTGCCTGAGCTGGAGTGCATCTGCCAGAATGTCAGGAAG AAGGAGAACCTGGACTCGAGGTTTCTGGCAGAGCCCTCTGCCCTCAGGCATGTTCCTTTCCCTGCTGCTGCCGAGATGAGTCGACACCGTTTGGCTTACGAGGCACCAG GGAGCAAGATACCCAAATATACGGGCCATGCTAGGCAGAGGAAGCCTGAGGGAGGCCAGGTGAAGCCTGCAACCAAAAGAAAGGCTGTAGATACTTGGCGAAGGAGGCA ACCTGTTCGCCAAGGAGCTTCCTCACGTGTTGGGGGCCTTCAACCTGCTAAACAGCAACAGTGGAGGATCTTAAAAGCAAACAACCTGTCATAA
- the LOC136669849 gene encoding uncharacterized protein isoform X2: MSKLSTTENSRKSPVNHMDVGSNRYYLTQLWQKKQVDLEIREVIHRRIQNSIRVALDVESSRRLLSRANERVQMSTLSPLQQRPYLVPSPPLEAPRKSMSSRCMFKTKHVNVDLEKPSTRFDPENFSICNVDAALQGYISTELQDHLRENVRSLTRHEKAVERQTEQGSGFPCAVFGSSSEWDSIEDVSTPEECSAPPYSITPSPDAELRELLTPPRQFQLTQLGSKIPRWTGFDAQKRTVTEFIRKQDVQRIKKLTGMALVCKAAERHAKFLLPELECICQNVRKKENLDSRFLAEPSALRHVPFPAAAEMSRHRLAYEAPDLFAKELPHVLGAFNLLNSNSGGS, translated from the exons ATGTCAAAACTTTCTACAACAGAGAACAGCAGGAAGTCACCTGTAAATCATAtg GATGTAGGCTCTAATAGGTACTACCTCACACAATTGTGGCAAAAGAAGCAGGTGGATCTGGAGATTCGAGAGGTCATCCACAGAAGGATTCAGAACTCCATCAGGGTAGCCTTGGACGTGGAGTCCAGCAGGAGGCTTCTGAGCAGGGCAAATGAGAGGGTTCAGATGAGTACCTTGAGCCCCCTTCAGCAGAGACCCTATTTGGTGCCTTCTCCACCACTGGAAGCACCACGAAAAAGCATGAGCAGTCGGTGCATGTTTAAAACCAAACATGTGAATGTTGATCTGGAGAAGCCATCCACAAGGTTCGACCCAGAGAACTTCTCCATCTGCAATGTGGATGCGGCTCTGCAGGGGTACATTTCCACTGAGCTGCAGGACCACCTGCGCGAGAATGTCAGGTCCTTGACCCGCCATGAGAAAGCAGTGGAAAGACAAACCGAGCAAGGAAGCGGCTTTCCCTGCGCAGTCTTTGGGTCTTCGAGTGAATGGGACTCAATTGAGGATGTGTCCACACCTGAAGAGTGTAGTGCACCTCCATACAGCATCACACCATCACCTGATGCTGAACTGCGTGAGCTGCTCACACCACCAAGGCAGTTCCAGCTGACCCAGCTAG GGAGCAAGATTCCCAGATGGACAGGCTTTGATGCTCAGAAGAGGACTGTGACTGAGTTCATCAGAAAGCAGGACGTGCAAAG GATTAAAAAACTAACAGGGATGGCATTGGTGTGCAAGGCTGCAGAGCGCCATGCTAAATTCCTGCTGCCTGAGCTGGAGTGCATCTGCCAGAATGTCAGGAAG AAGGAGAACCTGGACTCGAGGTTTCTGGCAGAGCCCTCTGCCCTCAGGCATGTTCCTTTCCCTGCTGCTGCCGAGATGAGTCGACACCGTTTGGCTTACGAGGCACCAG ACCTGTTCGCCAAGGAGCTTCCTCACGTGTTGGGGGCCTTCAACCTGCTAAACAGCAACAGTGGAGGATCTTAA